One Azospirillum brasilense DNA window includes the following coding sequences:
- a CDS encoding cbb3-type cytochrome c oxidase subunit I produces MDTISTNVAPVGSKPTLAARIKALPTPDKALLKLLFGAALLALVLGLIGGFVTALARAGALTFFPDDAYRLLTLHGVSVFFYWLYLIQAALLLVLAAAENGRGLALRPFAWLGAALMLAGFGVSEWISYTGTPLLYDGNPELAADDPRSVGFFALGYLLLSGGLVASAVSGIATVLQPRLRGEADAFTSIGFALFAWAGFLVVSAIAATNAFLPGVLWALGAGPFPADHGTEWHILFHNLHYLPLMATVLVWYVLTEHLTGVKSIHGARMSKIVFAAYLVFVPPTSLYHMFLEPNLSEGVRVVGSLLSLFVSVPTLAAFAIIVSSLEASARARGATGFFGWMRGLPWDNPAMTNMGWAVVNMMVGITFAFVLIQGELAPMLSDTFFVPGYFHFFAVGVLTQTFLAAMMVMLPALSGGGLWRPAVLRRMPLLVTIGLVIFGAAGITAGFMGVPRRVFDVSYGGMAPAAWPVLMALVGVGATVFAVAISVTVYGVVRTLLSRRATAEQVRVVDWQAGARGVGAAPAWTGLVSVAALVAAMYFFTIVAFQLIQSLPIIAIGGGHGH; encoded by the coding sequence ATGGATACCATCTCAACGAACGTCGCCCCGGTCGGCTCCAAGCCCACCCTGGCGGCGCGCATCAAAGCCCTGCCGACGCCCGACAAGGCGCTCCTCAAACTGCTGTTCGGTGCCGCCCTGCTGGCGCTGGTGCTGGGCTTGATCGGAGGCTTTGTGACCGCACTGGCCCGTGCCGGTGCGCTGACCTTCTTCCCGGACGACGCCTACCGCCTGCTCACCCTGCACGGCGTGTCGGTGTTCTTCTACTGGCTGTACCTGATCCAAGCGGCCCTCCTGCTCGTGCTCGCCGCTGCCGAGAACGGACGCGGGCTGGCGTTGCGCCCGTTCGCCTGGTTGGGTGCTGCGCTGATGCTGGCGGGCTTCGGTGTCAGCGAATGGATCTCCTACACCGGCACGCCGCTGCTGTATGACGGCAACCCCGAGCTCGCCGCGGACGATCCGCGCTCGGTCGGGTTTTTCGCGCTGGGCTACCTGCTGCTCTCCGGCGGCCTGGTCGCCTCGGCGGTCAGCGGCATCGCGACGGTGCTCCAGCCCCGGCTGCGTGGCGAGGCGGATGCATTCACCTCCATTGGCTTCGCGCTGTTCGCCTGGGCGGGGTTCCTGGTGGTCAGCGCCATCGCGGCGACGAACGCCTTCCTGCCGGGCGTGCTGTGGGCGCTCGGCGCCGGGCCGTTCCCGGCGGATCACGGGACGGAGTGGCACATCCTGTTCCACAACCTGCACTACCTGCCGCTGATGGCGACGGTGCTGGTGTGGTACGTGCTGACCGAGCACCTGACGGGGGTGAAGTCCATCCACGGCGCGCGCATGTCGAAGATCGTCTTCGCCGCCTATCTGGTCTTCGTGCCGCCGACCAGCCTCTACCACATGTTCCTGGAACCGAACCTGTCCGAAGGCGTGCGGGTCGTCGGCTCGCTGCTGTCGCTGTTCGTCTCGGTCCCGACGCTGGCAGCCTTCGCCATCATCGTCTCCTCGCTGGAGGCCAGCGCCCGGGCGCGCGGCGCCACGGGCTTCTTCGGCTGGATGCGCGGGCTGCCGTGGGACAACCCGGCCATGACGAACATGGGCTGGGCGGTGGTGAACATGATGGTCGGCATCACCTTCGCCTTCGTCCTGATCCAGGGCGAACTGGCGCCGATGCTGTCGGACACCTTCTTCGTGCCCGGCTACTTCCACTTCTTCGCGGTCGGCGTGCTGACCCAGACCTTCCTGGCCGCCATGATGGTGATGCTCCCGGCGTTGAGCGGCGGCGGCCTGTGGCGCCCGGCGGTGCTGAGGCGCATGCCTCTGCTGGTGACGATCGGTCTGGTCATCTTCGGCGCCGCGGGCATCACGGCCGGGTTCATGGGCGTGCCGCGCCGGGTGTTCGACGTGAGCTACGGCGGCATGGCCCCCGCGGCGTGGCCGGTGCTGATGGCCCTGGTCGGCGTCGGCGCCACGGTCTTCGCCGTGGCCATCTCGGTCACCGTCTACGGCGTCGTGCGCACGCTGCTGTCGCGGCGCGCGACGGCTGAACAGGTTCGCGTGGTCGATTGGCAGGCCGGGGCGCGCGGCGTCGGCGCTGCGCCCGCGTGGACCGGGCTGGTGTCGGTCGCCGCGCTGGTCGCCGCCATGTATTTCTTCACCATCGTCGCGTTCCAGCTAATCCAATCCCTGCCGATCATCGCCATCGGCGGCGGGCATGGGCACTGA
- a CDS encoding SRPBCC family protein: MAYPFHESATVEVAMAPEQLFERLDDHTRLAAHMEKPSMMTLGGRMTYAFDEDKGRAVGSVIRMSGRFLDISLGVDEVVTERDPPRRKVWETMGRPRLLVIGPYRMGFEIEPKGDGSALRVFIDFSRPASPDGGILGVLFARIYARWCVRRMAADAADLGRINRPTNL; the protein is encoded by the coding sequence ATGGCTTACCCGTTCCACGAATCCGCGACCGTCGAGGTGGCCATGGCGCCAGAGCAGCTTTTCGAACGCCTGGACGACCACACACGGCTTGCCGCACACATGGAGAAGCCTTCCATGATGACGCTGGGCGGGCGCATGACCTACGCCTTCGACGAGGACAAGGGGCGTGCTGTCGGATCGGTCATCCGCATGAGCGGCCGTTTCCTCGACATCTCCCTGGGCGTCGACGAGGTCGTCACCGAACGCGATCCGCCGCGGCGCAAGGTGTGGGAGACCATGGGGCGCCCCCGGCTTCTGGTCATCGGTCCGTACCGCATGGGCTTCGAGATTGAACCCAAGGGGGACGGTTCGGCGCTGCGCGTGTTCATCGACTTCTCTCGCCCCGCATCGCCGGACGGGGGCATCCTTGGCGTCCTGTTCGCCAGGATCTACGCCCGCTGGTGCGTGAGGCGCATGGCGGCCGATGCGGCGGACCTCGGTCGGATCAACCGGCCAACCAATCTGTGA